CAGACTTGATGACCTATTTCTCTTACTGAGAAGAACTTCTTGTTTCAAAAGCTGACCTGTTGCCTCTCAAATCAACACATGCTCCTCACTTTTTTGCCAATTTTCAAAGACAGTGTCATAAGAGTAGACTGAATTCTTTCTAGCTCCAGTTCATGTCTTCTCACTAGTGTTTCTAATGTAACACTAAGTTATCTATCAATTTCAAATCACACATTTCcatcaaatttaaattttaattaataaggGTCTAAATATTATTCCATGGGAATGGCAATTGAGCATTTTATAATGTATTAAGTTTAGTACAGTTCATTTTGAAGGATTATTATTATTCACTTCACATTTCACTCACTGCCTCCTCCaagtcacccctcccacaattcttcccccatttcccttccctgctcctctgagcaggtggtttcccccacccaccccgccCCCTGGCTATCCCCctacctggcacatcaagtctctgtgagactaAACACATCCTCTACCACTGAAGAACATGTCCCATgttcaggcaacagcttttgggatagaccCATACCCCCAcaactccagttgtttgggacccaaaTGAATACCAAGTTGCActttggagatatatatatatatggggaggcctaggtccagcctgtgtatgcctTCAGTTGGTAGTTCAACTTCTGAGAGCCCCAAAATTTCAggtgagttgactctgttggtcttcctgtagagttcctatcccctttggttCCCTGTAGTCCTTCATACTATACTTTTATATCAAtcctcaagctccatccactgtttggctgtgagtatctgcatccttctgagtcagctgctggatagagcttctcagaagagagtcatgctagactcctgtctggaagcataacagagtatcattaatagtattaaGGATTGATGTttgcccataggatgggtcttAAATTGGGCCAGTTACTGGTGGgacattctctcagtctctgttatGTCTGCCATCCCTtcatatttcttttagacaagataAATTTTGAATGGTATGTTTTCTGGGTGTGTTGGTTGTCCAGCCTAACTACAGGAAGTGGCTTCTTCAAGTTTCATACCCACAATGctatgagtcacagctaaggtcacccacattgattcTTAGacgcctcccttatcccaggtatCTGTTTCTTCCTGGAGATGTCCACTACTTCCTTAACCCTGTCAGTTgcaaattttcattcattttcatggttAAATGGACAAccccccccatttccctccccatcccctctctcacCCAATTTCCTAACTCCATCTTCCTCTTATGACTATTATATTTCCCTTAGATGAGATTCTTAAAGTACAGAAATTACTTAAAACAATATTGAATAATTTTACATTTGTAAAGCTTAGTCCTTTTTTGCACATTCAATACTTTTTGTTACTTTCATCAGACTCACAGTTTCCGTATACAGTTTTAAATACAATTAGGTGAGTTTTATTATAAACATAAATTAAAGATACATTGTTTAAGAGACGTTTCTGGTATttcactttaaaatttattaaatggtTTTGCACATGAATACACAGTGAGTGTTTGATGTACTACCCAATTATGTTTTGATTAATGCATTTTTGTAATAATTTCTATGTGTTaatggaaatgcagagacaagtTTACAAATACTTCCAATACTGTCTCCATCACAGCCTTGATCTAGCAACACCTACACTGTCCCATGGGTATCCTGAAGGATGGGAACCACACTGCAGTGACAGAGTTCATTTTATTGGGTTTAACAGATGACCCAGTCCTTAAAGTTGTCCTCTTCACCATCATCCTGTGCATCTACCTGGTGACTGTGTCTGGGAACCTCAGCACCATCCTTCTCATCAGAGTCTCTTCCCAGCTCCATCACCCCATGTACTTTTTTCTCAGCCACTTGGCTTCTGTTGACATAGGCATTTCATCTTCTGTCACACCCAATATGCTTGTCAACTTCCTGCTGGAGAGAAGCACAATCTCCTACCTTGGATGTGGCATCCAGCTTGGCTCAGGTGCTTTTTTTGGATCAACTGAGTCATTTCTTCTGGCTGCCATGGCTTATGATCACTTCATGGCAATCTGTAACCCACTACTTTATTCCACCAAAATGTCCACACAAGTCTGTATCCAGTTGCTAGTGGGATCTTATATAGGGGGTTTTCTTAATGCTTCCTCTTTTatactttccttcttttcttttctcttctgtggACCAAATAAAGTCAATCACTTTTTCTGTGATTTTACTCCTTTAGTTGAACTCTCCTGTTCTGATAACAGTGTCCTGCTAATTCTTGATTCATTTTCTGCTGGCTCCATCATTGTGATCACAGTGTTGGTCATAGCCATCTCCTACACCTACATCCTCATCACCATCCTGAAGATGCACTCCACTGAGGGTCGACACAAGGCCTTTTCCACCTGCACctcccacctcacagcagtcactGTTTTCTATGGAACTGTCACATTCATTTATGTGATGCCAAAGTCCAGCTACTCCACAGACCAAAACAAGGTGTTGTCTGTGTTTTACATGATAGCGATAGCAATCCCCATGTTGAACCCCCTAATCTACAGCCTTAGGAATAATGAGATTAAGAATGCTCTGAAGAGACAGCTTAgtaaaaaaacattttcttagactTGTCTGCTACACTGTTTGTCACATTCTGTATAGTAATGATATACCATAGACATTGTATTAAAAGGGAACTGGATATTGATAGTTGAAGTACATGTTACAGTATATAACCAGACTTGAAGTTTGGTAGTAAATGTACCAGGTGAGTATTCATACATCACAAATTAAATTATACACTCATAATAATATATTTCATTAGAAACAAAAAATTCCAGACAAAAATCAGTTGTTACAAATTATATTtcagttttattcatattttaaagttattacCTGCTAGGTTGAAATATTGACTGCATAAAATTTTAAGTCTATATACATTTTCAATTATAGCTACCTTCAATTGTATATAGTTACTATAGTTAGAACCAAGCACATTAGAGAGAAGATGACAAAGTAGCACAGGAAATAATAATGCTGGAGATGTTCTTATTGTGGTTGTATCATCTATTTAGATGGGTTTTTCACAGTCATAGGTgctagagtatatatatatatatatatatatatatatatatatatatatatacatatgtgtatatatatatacatatatacatatacatatatatatatatatttcctctaATCATCTTCCTGTTTCTCGTTGTGTATGTAAATAATATGAGACAAAGAAATCTGTCATGAGAGATGGTATGTTTtaatgtgtgtctgcatatacatctatacacatatacaggTCTATATGTTATAGGCTTGTTTCTCCAGAGAAGCATAATCAATGACACTGCTcactaagattttatttatatggctCAAACTCTAAATCAGTTTATGTACACCATCAACaaataaaaacctaaataaattatattcttttctaagttttaaattttttggatTGTGAGGTTTtcctattgttttatttttaatatcttgtaTATACAGGTCACTAATCTATCAGATATGTTGAAAAAGTTGGTGTCCTACTTTCTGGGTTTTCTCTGCACTTTGCTGatggtttcctttgctgtgcagaatTTTTTTTAGCTTTGTCAATTATTGGCATTAACTCACAGGCAAATGGAGTTCTATCCAGCAAGCTTTCTCTTGTATTTCTGTCTCACAGAGGACTCCCTATGTTAATTTTTGCacaggtgataaatatgggtctaatttcatttttactCATACAGACATCCATTTTCCTAATACCATTTGCTGAAGCtattggtatttttcttttaGCTCATAATGTTTAAAAATCTATACACCAAGGAAACCATAAGTCAAGCACAGAGGATGCCCAAAAAACAAGAGAAACTCTACATCTAATTGATGACTAATAACAGATGTTTCATCTAGGTAGttaaaatttctctttctttttctagaattTAATATTCACATACTTCTAGGACCTTGCTAAACTTACATAGTAAGccttaataaacaaaaaaaaaagttaattaatgGAAGAAAATGCTTTATCTATCTACAATCTTGATTCCAGTGGTAGTTAATATATTACAGAGCATGTAAAGAGCCTCTACAGACTAAGACAAAGGCCATGGCCACAGACATTAAGACCCTCTCCCCCAGGAGGGGAATGTTCAACCTCATAGATCCCAAAGTTGAGGAAACTCTGGGTTTGATGCATTGCTTTGAGTAAATTCTTTCCATCCTAAATATGGAGGCATCTACCTCTGAACTTTCATGCTGGGTTGTATTCAACCAACTAATTCTTTAAAGGTTTATGAGCATTGGGATAGATACTTTTCAagctcattattttaaaaaagagatgaaCTGCATAGGTACCTCAGGACTGGAGGAATAACACAGCAATAAATCCCTTTAGTTTCATGTTTTCATTTACTGAAGAAAATGTGGAGCTTCCCAATCAGAACCCCAGATAGACCCAGACAACAAACTGTATGCTTCAggttcctaaaaaaaaaatggtgagacAGTGACCTTAGGAAGCAGTGACCTTGGAAACTAGAAGCTCCTTGGACAACACTTACCATAATTCATACAAACACAAATGAAGAAATAACACCTTCCCACTCACTCACTTTCAGTGGATTAATAAGTAAGGAGCTAATTTACTCTATCCTACTTTCTATTGTCTGCCTCAACTAACAACTATACTGGAGAAATGAGCTCCTCTATCATCCTGCAGCCTACTGAGATGATGTGAGGATTAGAatatttttgtcaacttggtacaagctagagttatccaggaagggaagagagcagttgagaaaatgcctccaacagTCTGGCCTATGAATACTTCTGTTAAGTATTTCTTGCTTAACAATTGACATGATAAAGCCCTATTCACTGTGGGAGGTTCCACTCAATGAACAGGTGGTCCAGTCTGGTATGAAAAATCAAGCTGAGCATACCATGAAGGGCAAACCAGAAAGTACTCTTCCTCTTTGGTCTCAGCTCTATTTTTTGCCTTCAGTTTCCAGCTTTGTGTTCCcacctcaatgatggactgtggcATCTATGGGTAggcctttcctttccaagttggtTTTTGGTCATAGTTTTACCATAACAAATATTGCTACAAAAAGAGAGAACAATGACATTGAGGTGATGGTTCAGTGCAGTATTCTAAGTAATATAACATGAAAACATCCAAACattaacatgtatatatatatgtatatatatatatatatatatacatatattctccaGTGAACAGCAGAAGCAGTACAGTTAATAATATTCTAATGAAAAGTAATAGAAACATAGAGGCCAACACTGAGATGTCCCTCTAGGTCCTAGGAATTACAAATTCAGAAAGTTATGTATAACTTTGTATTAAAAAAGCACAGATAaactttttatttaacttttagaaAAGGTTATTTGGACTTacaattccagagggataagaatCTATGATAGCAGACTCACAACAGCTACAACTGGAAGCTGGAaactttatattttgtatttgacACCCAAATTAATCAATTTTATACACATTCCAGTAAGACCATATATCCTAAGCCTCGTAAACAGTGTTATCAATTAGAGATCAAGTATTCAAATTTCCAAGAGTATGAGGGATACCTCATCCAAACCACTATAGTTTTCTTCACTAGACACCAAATTGTCAGCAAATTGCCTGGATTTTCAAACGTACCACAGGGCTTTGTGCAAAATAAGCATTCATTAAATGCTCACTGAATAAACACACTTATGAAAAAGCAAAGACAGATTGAAGGTAAGGTAAGATCTGTTCTACACTAACGCCTATATTTCTGTTGGACTTTTCTAGGTGTAGAGGAAAAGGACAAATGTTTCATTTTAGCATTTCCCATGATATAGGATGTTTGAGTCAGTTTTATCATATTATCCTCAACCCCTTACTCTTCCTTTAAATTCACCCTATCCCCTGTCCCATATATTCATTTTCCCTGTATATTCTTTCTGTGAATGTCAGGAAACATCTCATTTTCTAGGATAATTCCTAGGCATAAAATGCTCCACTCTAAGCATTTCAGATGCATGACCTCTAAATGAAATTccctatatgcacacacacaaaaattgcaTAATAGCACCATCACTctatttttaagcatttttttttccgtTACCAGTGTGGGAATTTTTTTCTGGGACCTTGAGGAGAGCCCAGAAGACTCTAGACACATCtcctctgaatttttaaaattaaaggcaGACATATATTGAAGTATGTCCCGAGCTATCgttctcgccggcaagaacacactcggacaaccgaattcttctgcggcaagctttattgTTTCTTAAGaagggaagacccagaccccggaaaatggtgctgcttatatagccctcagcatggcgtttcagcacctgatgtggcgtgtcagctcctgatttgttgctcgcccatcacctcattactacgccccgagatgggcagtgactaggcgtgagttcactctcgcacttgcacacaaggcttgtttactagttaggcacagcggaagccagcgccatcttataatggagattgctcacggcacggctctccacagaagTAGCCAAAGACAAAGAAGTCATCATTTATGGAGTAAAACTGGTCTGAAGGATGGTTTCATGAAGAAAACCATGAAGTTGAATTGAGGGGTATAGCAGTATACCATtttccttggtttggtttggttttgtgcattgtttcatgtggagtttttgttttgttttgtgtgtgtgtgtgtgtgtgtgtgtgtgtgtgtgtgtgtgtgtgtgtgtgtgtgtagaagtcagaggacctCATTCCAGGAATCTAGTCTCTTTTCAACTTGTTTTGAAGCATGGAGCATGGTTTCTTTTAATTTCTGTCCCACTGTGTACTTCAGGTTAGTTGGTATCAGGCTTCcagaggattcttttttttttttttcagatattttctttatttacatttcaaatgttagcctctttcctggtttcccctccaaaaacctccattccctcacctccccctgctcaccaactcacccacttttGTTTCCTGGTcctaacattcccctacactgaggcattgagccttcacaggaccaagggcctctcctcccattgatgcccaacaaggccatcctctgtctacatatgtggctggagccatggatccctccatgtgtattctttggttggtgatttagtccctgggaaagacacatgctctactatgttcatagcagccttatatataatagccaaaggctggaaagaacccagatgtccctcaacagatgaatgtacacagaaaatgtgatgcatttacacaatggaggattactcagcttttaaaaacaatgaattcatgaaattcttaggcaaatggatggaactagaaactatcatcctgagtgaggtaacccactcacaaaaagaacacacatagtatacactcactgactgataagtggatattagctcagaatctcagaattcacagaccacatgaagctcaagaagaaggaagatcagagGATTCTTCTGACTCCGCTCTCATTTCATCAAAGAAGCACTGGAAATACAGAAGCACATTATCACATCAAGCCTTTGATGGGTATTTGGAGGAATGAAATCAGGATGTCAGCTGTGAGTGACAAGCTCTTTTACCTTTGAATCATCTCTTCAGGCCTCATCTCTTCAGTACTATTAAAAAGGTTGTCTGGTCACACCATGGATTTTTATGTCCTGGTTTAGCTTTCCTAAAGTAGaatcttttcattttaatatttctttcccCCCATTCTTTCAGGaggggggtagagagatggctaggTATGTGTAGATTTTGGAAGAAAGACCTCAGCATTTAATGACATGGgttaagatttaaaaagaaacaatattacTGTAAACATTAATTTCAGAAATAGGAATTATCACATGAATATTTGACAGTACAGAACTCAGAACAAAGAAGATGACTAGGCATATTTGTATAATGATAAATGTTTGAAGAGACAAAACTGAGAGATCCAGAAGACATATGTTATGAGATACAGGAGAGAATTAAGAATGGAAAGAGGTCCCTGGGGTTTTAAGCAACAGCATAAGCAACTCATGATGGTGAACATGGTCTGTGACTTGACTGTACTCCTGTTCTGTGTCATTATACTTGTTGTGACATTGTACTAAGGTGTGGAGCACATATAGAATCTCTGTGGTATTAtatgctattattgtgtgtgtgattttcccatacaataaattttaaaacaatgataATATCATTTACGGATGTATAAAATGAACTTTTTTTCCCAGAAATCTTGCAACTTTTGAGCTAAAAGTCCTTCCACTGCACTGTGCTTTTGTGCATTCATGGCTTTTTCACTACTGCAATACTTTAATACTTCAATACTTCAATCCTTGAAGTTTTcctgaagctaattctcaaaaatCAGTTGATGTTCATAGATAACATGTATTTGTATGAATATGAGTATCTCCAATTTTCAGTCCTGATGGGTTTTCAGTGGAATTTTAACAAGCAAGGTAGATACTCAAGGGATTATTTCCCATAAGACAGTATTTCTCATAAAACATAGCCTTCTTTGTTGTTTGTCCTTGAGGCTGAGCCACTCACAGGTAATTTCCCTTTTCTACTGATATGgggatttttatttataattttagtaattgaaattataaacacatttttaaaagaatataattaGTTCCACctttgtttgtttctatagttAATACATGGcataatatatactataatattcaaattaaaatatcacaatatggcatgttttaaaataaagcagtGATAAGTATTTGTATAGTGCATGCCACTTATCTAGGTTAACATAAATAGTCAGTGACAAGTCAGATCCTCATCTTTGGTCTATGTTGCTAAGCCAGTCATTACATTTCTGTATAACATTTTGCATCTATGCCATATAATGCTTACTTCAGCTTTGATACTGTTATGTTcatatgttttcattaaaaggtTAAGTTTCACTGATATATTTCATATGTCTATCCTGTACAAGAAAAGTAATATACtggtgttcaaacacatgaatatcCAGTGTACATAATGTAGCTTGCTATTCTTCAATCAATTCACATATAATTAAGAAGTAATATTTATTTGCACATACATGATATGGACATAGATGGTAGAATATTTGAGAGTGGAAAGGGACTAATATGAAGAAGAGTAAAGAAataggaaagggaaataaaggTGAATGTGTTCAAAGTAGATGAAATACTTGGATAAAACTGCCACAAAACCTATGGTTTGGCACAgtgaaaataaactgaaaatgtaACGGCGTAATATCAAAGCAAAGCACACAATATTCaaggccactgtgtgtgtgtgtgtgtgtgtgtgtgtgtgtgtgtgtgtgtgtgtgtgtgtgcatgtgcagtttTCCTCACTGATTTCTTGGAAAAAATGAGTTGTTTTATTTCAGTTGTTCTTTATTCCTCATTGGCATGTAAACTAACAACATGAGGCACAAACGATGTGttacaaagaaaaaatactaatttttatttcccaTGAATTAACTGATGTTTACTGTTTTAGTATTTATGTAAGATAGTACATGAAATATTTCTCATGAAATGTATACATACTATTTGTATTTCTGTTATTTACGTTATATATAGCTTCTGTAAATACAGTAAGAGTCAATACTATATTCTACTCTTAATAGTTGACTGTTTTTCTTTCCAATGGCATATTCCTATCATAGATGGAACCTGGAAACTACACAGTGGTAACAGAGGTGATTCTTTTGGGATTTACAGAGGATGCTATAATCCGtgccattttatttattgtgtttctaATAATCTACTCTGTCACCTTAATGGGCAATGCGAGCATAATCATGCTAATCAGAAGAAGCCCTCAGCTTCACACCCCCATGTACCTTTTGCTCAGCCATTTGGCATTTGTAGACATTGGGTACTCCTCATCAGTCACACCCATCATGCTGAAGGGCTTTCtcagaaaagaaacatttatcCTTGTGTCTGGCTGTGTGGCTCAACTCTGTTCTGTAGTGACATTTGGGTCAACTGAGTGCTTCCTGCTGGCTGCCATGGCCTATGATCGCTATGTAGCCATCTGCTCCCCTCTGCTCTATGCCACGCAGATGTCCTCCACAGTCTGTATTCTCCTAGTGGGAGCTTCCTACCTAGGTGGATGTGTGAATGCTTGGACATTTACTGGATGTTTATTAAACCTGTCCTTTTGTAGACCAAATAAAGTTAATCACTTTTTCTGTGACTATTCACCACTTTTGAAGATTTCGTGTTCTCATGACTTTTCTTCTGAAGTCATTCCAGCAATCTCTTCAGGGTCGATCATTGTGGTCACTGTGTTTATTATTGCACTGTCTTATGTTTACATCCTTGTCTCAATCTTGAAGATGCGCTCCACTGAGGGTCGCCAGAAGGCCTTCTCCACCTgcacctcccacctcactgcGGTCACTCTATTCTATGGGACCATCACATTCATTTATGTGATGCCCAAATCCAGTTACTCCACAGACCAGAACAAGGTAGTGTCTGTATTCTACACAGTGGTGATCCCAATGTTGAACCCCATCATCTATAGCCTCAGAAACAAGGATGTTAAAGAGGCCATGAAAAAATTGATGGCTAACACTCACCATTAACCATAATATCTGCAATTTTAAACAGTGTAATAAGCTCTGAACTTCCAAATGACTGGACAGTATACTATGGAAATTTAATACTGTATTTATGATATTTTAGACataattttttatcattttactaTCAAGATCTTCATCATAAAATCAGTGGACTAACTAATGTGGCAATATTTAGCAAATTTCTCATTGTTTTATCCTTTCATCAGCCACCATTTTTTGCATCTATAAACACAAGTCTCTCGTATAAGTTCTGTTTCTTTTGAATGCAGCCTTTATATTTGAAATTGGAGAATCATTTGGAATACTTTGAATAAGAGTGGGAATGCTTTATAAGATCTTAACCTGAAAGAAATTACCTTCTGTGTTATAGAAATCTAAAGGttgaaaacaaagtagaaaattTGTGATATCAGGAGGATTCTTCTTTTGATACCTCATCCAGCCAATTCCAGAAGTCACTCATATTCTCCCTAATCTATTGACTCTTCCTATTTAGGAACCTGTTAAACTCAATACCTTAAGGGGGGTCCTTAAAGACATTCTATTGGGGATAATTTGGGTTATCTCATTCCTGTGAAGATAAAAACGTAGGGGCTCAGAGTTCTTGGATTGTTTTAGTCCTGAGATATACTATGAATTTCTGCCGTATCTTTTGAACAATATATTTCTTTGTGCCTCTGAAACTGGAAATTCTCAGTGTTTTACACCTAATTCTGATAGTATCATAATATTAAAGTGATTATCCTGAATCAGACTAATTTTccatttcatgttttaaaattttttgtgctTTAATTTACATATTTGCTGTTTACATATTGATTGTCTTCCATATGAATAACTTTTCatcaaaattatgttttaataatttttgtctttaataaaaatgttaattagcATCAGATTAATCTTAATATGCATTATattattagattatttttaatttttagctgATAATAACATACTGTACTTGGCCAAAAGGCTAAACAAGAATgatgctttctattttatttccagCAGTATTTCTTCAATCTTCAAGTCCTAGTCTGAATTCCTTAATCATTAGATTAATTAGCACCCAAATCTTTGCATCTTTGTAGCAGTCAAATAATTGAGAGGTTGGTTGAACTCTCTTAAATTCTATTTTTCTAGGATTTTTCAATAATATTTCAATAGTGAATTACATGAATTAAATTTTTGCTTTAAATAGCTAGGAGCTTTAACTGAAAGTTGGCCTTTACTGAAATTGCATTCTTCATAAAGCATGAAAGGTACATATTAACAACTAAACACTATATACATAAAtactgcacaaatatcatgatgTGGTCAGGGAAATACCTAGCCATATCAACAGAGGAAAAGATGCCATTCTGTGGCTGAGATGTTTGTCTAAGGATCAGAAATTTGCTGATTTACTTTTATGAGTGCAAATTTTTCACCAGAGTTtagcaataataaaaaaagaaaggataacAATGTAGATATTTTTCTTGCACATTTTAAGTGTTTATAAAAAAGGGTGAATTCCATATGTGACCTTAAAACATTTATTCTCCCATCACTCAACACACAATAATATAAGATGACACCTCCATAATGTTTCCATAAGATCAGGATGTGGGTCATtctgtagagcattttcctaattagtgattgatgaggtggttccagcccattatgggtggtacTACCTCTAGGCTGGTGATACAGGATtcactaagaaaacaaaataaaaacaatttaaatgttTATGTGAGGGAAGGATCTGTCATAAATATGTTCAGAAGAAGATGCACAGTATAAGTGTCATTTCCAGAGTTCAACTTTGTTTAATATCCTTAGTATTCATTTTCAAGATTTATCCTCCTGTCATCCAAAATGCAATAACATATGACCATATCTAAGATACCTTTCATTATGGTAATTTGAAGTCCATGTTAGGCAATAAATTAGGTATATTAAgtacccaaaccaaaaaaattatGATGGGTTTTCCCCATCATCTGTCCAAAGTTTTATTATATTCCTAAGCAAACTCAGCTCTCCTTATACTTTTCTGTTAGAACTGAGTAAGCTCCTTTAGGGTGATTGTGTACTGTTATCTTCATATGTTACCACTTTCAGGGCTTTAGAGAAAGCAGTGAGGTGTACTGAGCTGTGATTAAGAGTTTatcaggagctagagaaagtacccaaggagctaaagggatctgcaaccctataggtagaacaacaatatgaacttaccagtaccccccagagctcatgtctctagctgcatatgtatcagaagatgtcctagttggccatcattggaaagagaggcccattgatcttgcaaactttagatgcttcagtacaggggatcgccagggccaagaagtgggagtgggtgggtaagggagggggggagggtatgggggacttttggaatagcattggaaatgtaaatgaggaaaatatctaattaaaaaaataaaagagtttatCAGCAGAAGAGATTAACAGAAAAGATCAGATATTTGGGGATATATCTAAGGAAATGATAATTGTAGTGAAGTATGGAGCTGAATAACATATCAGTGGACATGGGGAGATGATGGAAGTAGTAAATCCAAAGTGAAATCAATAGATCATAGACCCCAGTGTgattaaggattttttttcaaatgtagtCATTAAGGTGTGAAATCAGATTTCAAGAGATTCCTCAAATTAAATATGTCACAACGTATATACATATCTTATACAAGCCCTCTGTAATATTCAACTGCCTTTAGTCAGTTAGGTCTTGACAATGAAGTTTATCTGTGTCTATTGGCCTCTTTGATGAAAAGGTCATGTTTAGCACCCAGTCATTCATGCATCTACCAATCTATCCACCTAATATATGCTAGTAAAGCCTATTAAAGCATATTAAGgtatagatattaaggaaatacATGACCCAGGCTTGTTCCTCAAAGTGAAAACAAAGACTTAGGAGAGATAGACTC
This Mus musculus strain C57BL/6J chromosome 7, GRCm38.p6 C57BL/6J DNA region includes the following protein-coding sequences:
- the Olfr507 gene encoding olfactory receptor 507; this translates as MGILKDGNHTAVTEFILLGLTDDPVLKVVLFTIILCIYLVTVSGNLSTILLIRVSSQLHHPMYFFLSHLASVDIGISSSVTPNMLVNFLLERSTISYLGCGIQLGSGAFFGSTESFLLAAMAYDHFMAICNPLLYSTKMSTQVCIQLLVGSYIGGFLNASSFILSFFSFLFCGPNKVNHFFCDFTPLVELSCSDNSVLLILDSFSAGSIIVITVLVIAISYTYILITILKMHSTEGRHKAFSTCTSHLTAVTVFYGTVTFIYVMPKSSYSTDQNKVLSVFYMIAIAIPMLNPLIYSLRNNEIKNALKRQLSKKTFS
- the Olfr508 gene encoding olfactory receptor 508; this translates as MEPGNYTVVTEVILLGFTEDAIIRAILFIVFLIIYSVTLMGNASIIMLIRRSPQLHTPMYLLLSHLAFVDIGYSSSVTPIMLKGFLRKETFILVSGCVAQLCSVVTFGSTECFLLAAMAYDRYVAICSPLLYATQMSSTVCILLVGASYLGGCVNAWTFTGCLLNLSFCRPNKVNHFFCDYSPLLKISCSHDFSSEVIPAISSGSIIVVTVFIIALSYVYILVSILKMRSTEGRQKAFSTCTSHLTAVTLFYGTITFIYVMPKSSYSTDQNKVVSVFYTVVIPMLNPIIYSLRNKDVKEAMKKLMANTHH